A single window of Sparus aurata chromosome 22, fSpaAur1.1, whole genome shotgun sequence DNA harbors:
- the ak9 gene encoding adenylate kinase 9 isoform X4 — protein sequence MDETMPQRNDGLVDNLIEDEAERETLLAKPTCFIIVGKPGVGKSTLAKEIAQSWKCILVDDTDLLNTNIENKTRQGEELLNILSEGRSIPEEKVLQLILDRLYSPDVEHYGYVLSCLPSLSEECMKIHEQIELIKNLKLTPDFVINIKCADKDLVDRLSGLKQHPETGQLYSRDKWQHKEVFHKKKENKDEEEEVNDEDDQTAEEEQQQDITVQMVWTPEKLARNVFLRINMYKDTMLRPLEDYMTDHNPLYLLELDGNNTPEELHSTVMSRLGSMAIKGVSLPVLLHQPDDEEFPAEIDGEELLRVMSSSRTVAPGFRWRRSRWGRTCPVALREGKVIPGKPELCVGFQDKLYILSSEEAYQKFITNPRRYLLPPMPRPPCRVAIIGPPQAGTSTLCQLLAQHHNALVLDMEVLVKPVLAKGKEEWLNKVKEETTQVAIEKIKMKIEQDGGQNSDETSSGEVTEDHPEVKAMVLTALEEAKHISASPFGLYAEVLKTRIKEMEEADTDADVRTGWVLDNFPKNISQMNALQQAGNMPDILFCLRDSDGNRVLKRLYEMNKESVDKAVIKRLQEEPSEKEKQALNQRVQESKVEAPPADTQTNLETVVEENEAVVLPDHWESGYPDGPEMNNYKQQLQQFVNEWEQMQPALPVAHSVLEIGSKSPEDLLQEMILHIEKPFQYVSWEMSAVDLDEETEDMEALAELERADEGSNDNDAAEEEDEQGHIAAKRLLGDTRHFCPVALKNHNVLWPCKDEIAAKYREKIFCFSSQQARDCFLQNPVQFVAQTGPLKPPALRMFLLGPRGSGKTTNGEWLAKQLGIFHIQFREQVQMLIKAKTKRRIPYADEAYSAEESPDDLEALIKEARGEEEMEDTSASINDMEEVLTDEEKDIKAYLSDGEPLSPRILNMVIRPFWKEEPYMSTGFILEGFPHNPEEVQYMLQQQLFPDLVVIMAVEASDVQKRLLPTCLEKWRERRDQHKTQLNLLRDLRQKKREENISRRRAEMMAEQRTKAAETRDEEDEEEDETVDNTEDEIEAMLEEEFPLEEDNEEMEDEETEEAASERLEAEIEERFTTDENNLAPVMELLSEQNIPNMSISASRKPRIVQQQMLQKIQPLLTNRESIFQKCYPISYSLANKLLLSSYKLHSAFGCWDPIKQYKERGLIQPLQWPLNTTYPLILHQYIYFFASRENRYTFMLNPLKYLRQQKPAPSLPLKIAVVGPPKSGKTTVAQMFAQKYGLAWLSIGSVMRTVLNTQEHTDLAVQMKKHLSKGLVVPDELVIQCLEVALMSLVCSTQGYVLDGFPSTLKQAELMGSRSIIPMIVVELELDTVEVLKRGLVEKMKPYKAHLMHDSSEILHIRNSCYKQEVKHVRQHFQKQYQNWIILDGLKSKWWIWNMILQEVSISMKYIHSYLERTKNRKAACINRLCITPRELQYRLGEFQQYCPVCMALHHHLVDCSETAALTHAAEYGGQYYRMCGKDHLERFLITPDEFVTPGCPHTLPQPHLLPRKLTESQVKNRFPQQVELKGFCPVTYLDGKQRYEALVRGKMEYAVEYREQIYILETKQKQDKFLRSPETYWDQKLPSKVPPLCEPVPLTSLPMLGYMEQGVAVAVIKAMTAVGCLKPKYPFISIQRSALLYVAFYLKAFNHKSTDYTRQKYRKKLALFEENCALIPYLSSTMRVNYRPPSKRPIDFEFKLNRFLALEDMPGASIVL from the exons ATGGACGAAACAATGCCCCAAAGAAACG ACGGTTTAGTTGACAACCTCATTGAAGATGAAGCTGAGAGAGAGACTCTTCTTGCCAAACCCACCTGCTTCATCATAGTTGGAAAACCG GGTGTTGGAAAATCCACCTTGGCCAAAGAAATTGCACAATCGTGGAAGTGTATCTTAGTTGATG ATACAGATCTTCTCAAcacaaatattgaaaataaaacaaggcaGGGTGAAGAG CTCTTGAATATCTTGTCCGAGGGGAGAAGTATACCAGAAGAAAAGGTGCTCCAGCTGATTCTTGACAGGCTTTACTCACCAGATGTGGAGCATTATG GATATGTACTGAGCTGCCTGCCGTCCCTATCAGAAGAGTGTATGAAGATTCATGAGCAGATTGAGCTGATCAAAAACCTCAAACTAACACCCGATTTCGTCATCAACATCAAG TGTGCAGACAAGGATCTGGTGGATAGGCTGTCTGGTCTGAAGCAGCACCCAGAGACAGGGCAGCTGTACAGCAGGGACAAGTGGCAGCATAAGGAGGTGTttcacaaaaagaaagagaacaaggatgaggaagaggaagtaaATGATGAAGACGATCAG ACTGCAGAAGAGGAGCAGCAACAGGATATTACTGTCCAGATGGTGTGGACTCCAGAGAAGTTAGCCAGGAATGTTTTTCTTAGAATCAACATGTACAAGGATACCATGCTCAGACCACTAGAG GACTACATGACAGACCATAACCCACTCTATCTGCTGGAGCTGGATGGAAACAACACACCTGAAGAGCTGCACTCG ACTGTAATGTCCCGTCTTGGATCCATGGCAATTAAGGGTGTCTCTCTTCCGGTTCTCCTTCACCAGCCTGATGATGAAGAATTTCCAGCGGAAATTGACGGG GAGGAATTGCTGAGAGTTATGTCCTCCTCCCGGACAGTGGCCCCTGGCTTTAGATGGAGAAGGAGTCGCTGGGGCCGAACTTGTCCTGTTGCTCTGAGGGAAGGCAAGGTCATTCCTGGGAAGCCTGAATTGTGTGTGGG CTTCCAGGACAAACTTTACATCCTCTCATCTGAGGAGGCCTACCAGAAGTTCATCACAAACCCACGACGGTACTTACTTCCTCCAATGCCCAGGCCTCCTTGCAGAGTTGCCATCATTGGACCTCCACAGGCAGGGACGAGCACGTTATGTCAGCTTCTAGCTCAACACCACAACGCGTTGGTTCTTGATATGGAGGTTTTGGTGAAGCCAGTTCTGGCCAAAGGTAAAGAGGAGTGGCTTAACAAAGTAAAAGAGGAGACAACACAGGTCGCTATAGAGAAAATCAAGATGAAGATTGAGCAGGATGGTGGACAGAACTcag atGAAACAAGTTCTGGAGAAG TGACTGAGGATCATCCAGAGGTAAAGGCCATGGTGCTCACTGCGTTGGAAGAAGCCAAACATATCAGTGCATCCCCCTTTGGCCTGTATGCTGAGGTACTGAAGACACGCATAAAAGAG ATGGAAGAGGCTGACACTGATGCAGATGTCAGGACTGGCTGGGTGCTTGATAACTTTCCCAAGAACATCTCCCAAATGAATGCCTTACAGCAAGCTGGAAACATGCCAGACATCCTATTCTGTCTCAGAGACAGTGATGGAAATCGGG TTTTGAAGAGATTGTATGAGATGAACAAGGAGAGCGTGGACAAAGCAGTAATCAAGAGGTTGCAGGAGGAACCCTCTGAGAAGGAGAAACAGGCCTT AAACCAGAGGGTGCAAGAATCAAAGGTTGAGGCCCCGCCTGCTGATACACAAACAAATCTGGAGACAGTTGTCGAAGAAAACGAAG CTGTGGTACTACCTGATCATTGGGAGTCAGGTTATCCAGACGGCCCGGAGATGAATAACTATAAACAACAACTGCAACAGTTTGTGAACGAATGGGAGCAAATGCAGCCTGCTCTACCTGTCGCACACTCAGTGCTGGAGATTGGCAGTAAAAGCCCAGAGGACCTGCTTCAAGAGATGATCCTTCATATAGAGA AACCCTTTCAGTATGTCTCCTGGGAGATGTCAGCGGTTGACCTGGATGAGGAGACAGAGGATATGGAGGCCTTAGCTGAGCTGGAGAGAGCTGACGAAGGCAGCAATGACAATGacgcagcagaggaggaggatgaa CAGGGGCACATAGCAGCCAAGAGATTATTAGGTGATACCCGTCATTTCTGCCCTGTGGCATTAAAAAACCACAATGTCCTGTGGCCTTGCAAGGATGAAATTGCAGCCAAGTACCGTGAGAAGATCTTCTGCTTCTCAAGCCAGCAAGCCAGGGACTGCTTCCTCCAAAACCCTGTGCAGTTTGTCGCACAGACTGGGCCTCTCAAG CCTCCTGCCCTGCGGATGTTTTTGCTTGGCCCCCGAGGGTCAGGCAAGACCACTAATGGAGAGTGGCTCGCCAAGCAGCTTGGAATCTTCCATATTCAGTTCAGGGAGCAGGTCCAAATGCTCATCAAGGCCAAGACGAAGAGGAGGATACCTTATGCTGATGAGGCATATTCTGCAGAGGAGTCTCCTGATGACTTGGAGGCCCTGATAAAGGAAGctaggggagaggaggagatggaggataCGTCTGCCAGCATTAATGACATGGAG gAAGTACTGACTGATGAGGAAAAGGACATCAAAGCTTATCTGTCTGATGGAGAGCCACTGAGTCCACGTATCCTGAATATGGTTATCAGACCATTCTGGAAAGAAGAACCATACAT GTCTACAGGTTTTATTCTGGAGGGCTTCCCTCACAATCCCGAGGAAGTGCAGTacatgttgcagcagcagcttttcCCCGACCTTGTGGTAATCATGGCGGTGGAAGCCTCGGATGTTCAGAAGCGCTTGTTGCCCACATGCCTGGAGAAATGGCGTGAGCGGCGcgaccagcacaaaacacagctgaaccTCCTTCGTGATCTACGTCAGAAAAAACGG GAGGAGAATATTTCCAGGAGAAGAGCTGAAATGATGGCAGAGCAACGCACGAAGGCAGCCGAAACCAGG GATGAggaagacgaagaagaggatgaaactGTGGACAACACTGAGGATGAGATAGAGGCCATGCTGGAGGAGGAGTTTCCTTTAGAAGAGGATAACGAAGAGATGGAGGATGAGGAAACTGAGGAGGCAGCATCTGAGAGGCTTGAGGCGGAGATAGAAGAGCGTTTCACGACGGATGAAAACAACCTTGCTCCTGTGATg GAGCTGTTGAGTGAACAAAACATACCCAATATGTCAATCAGTGCATCTCGGAAGCCCCGGATCGTGCAGCAACAGATGCTTCAGAAAATCCAGCCTCTGCTGACCAACAGGGAGTCAATCTTCCAAAAATGCTACCCAATCTCATACAGCCTGGCAAATaagctgctgctctcctcctaCAAACTCCACAGTGCCTTTGGCTGCTGGGACCCCATTAAG CAATACAAAGAGAGAGGTTTGATCCAGCCTCTGCAGTGGCCTCTAAATACCACATATCCCCTGATCCTCCATCAGTATATCTACTTCTTTGCATCTAGGGAAAACCGTTACACATTTATGCTCAACCCCTTGAAGTACCTTAGACAACAGAAGCCCGCCCCATCCCTGCCTTTGAAAATTGCGGTTGTTGGACCACCCAAATCTGGAAAAACTACTG TGGCACAGATGTTTGCTCAGAAATATGGCTTGGCCTGGCTGTCGATCGGCAGTGTTATGCGCACGGTGCTTAACACCCAGGAGCACACTGATCTAGCTGTCCAGATGAAAAAGCATCTCTCCAAGGGTCTTGTTGTGCCTGATGAACTGGTCATTCAGTGTCTGGAGGTGGCGCTCATGAGCCTGGTCTGCAGCACTCAAGG GTACGTGTTGGATGGTTTTCCAAGTACACTTAAGCAGGCAGAGCTGATGGGGTCTCGAAGTATCATCCCCATGatagttgttgagttggagctAGATACAGTGGAGGTGCTGAAGAGAGGCCTTGTGGAAAAGATGAAGCCCTACAA GGCCCACCTGATGCACGACAGCTCTGAGATCCTCCACATTCGCAACTCCTGTTACAAGCAGGAGGTGAAACATGTGAGGCAACACTTCCAGAAACAATATCAGAACTGGATTATTCTCGATGGCTTGAAGAGCAAATGGTGGATCTGGAACATGATTCTACAGGAGGTCAGCATCAGCATGAAGTATATCCACAGCTACCTGGAGAGGACAAAAAACA GGAAAGCGGCCTGCATCAACAGACTGTGCATCACGCCCAGGGAGCTGCAATATCGACTTGGAGAGTTTCAACAGTATTGCCCAGTCTGCATGGCTCTACATCATCACCTGGTGGACTGCTCCGAAACTGCAGCCTTAACTCACGCTGCTGAGTACGGTGGACAGTATTACAGGATGTGTGGCAAGGACCATTTAGAG CGGTTCCTGATCACTCCAGATGAGTTTGTGACTCCTGGCTGCCCACACACTCTCCCACAACCCCACCTGCTGCCAAGAAAACTAACTGAGAGTCAGGTGAAGAACAGGTTCCCACAGCAAGTTGAGTTGAAGGGTTTCTGCCCGGTCACTTATCTGGATGGAAAGCAAAG GTATGAAGCTCTGGTTCGAGGAAAGATGGAATATGCTGTGGAATACAGAGAGCAGATCTACATTCTTGAGACAAAGCAGAAACAGGACAAGTTTTTGAG gaGTCCTGAAACGTACTGGGACCAGAAGCTGCCCAGTAAagttcctcctctgtgtgagcCTGTACCCCTCACCTCCCTTCCAATGTTGGGCTACATGGAACag GGTGTGGCAGTAGCAGTCATCAAGGCCATGACAGCTGTTGGGTGTCTCAAACCAAAGTATCCCTTCATCAGTATACAAAGATCAGCACTCCTCTATGTGGCCTTCTACCTGAAAG ctttcaatCACAAGAGCACGGACTACACCAGACAAAAGTACAGAAAGAAGCTGGCCTTGTTTGAAGAGAACTGTGCGCTCATTCCTTACCTGAGCTCAACAATGAGAGTTAACTACAGACCTCCCAGCAAACGTCCCATCGACTTTGAGTTCAAACTGAATCGGTTCCTGGCCTTGGAAGACATGCCAGGCGCCAGTATTGTGCTCTAG